Part of the Mauremys mutica isolate MM-2020 ecotype Southern chromosome 1, ASM2049712v1, whole genome shotgun sequence genome is shown below.
TCGCTTTTTTTCGTTCAGGCCTTCATATAAAATTAGCAGTTACCATGAATGGACAGCAAATTCAAGGAGGGAGAAGACTGGCATTGTATAACTTAAATGAAAGAGAAAGTATGACAATTTGGGAATCTGTGAATTTATAAATTCCATTCTGATTTTATGTTTATAACCTCATCAGTGTCTTCCACTGTATCCTTACATCATCCCTCTGGTGTAGAAGGGAGGGAATGCTGCACCTGGGGATCTATCCCTAAATGGAACAGACATTAAGATCCATTAACAATTGAATAGCCTGGCCCTAGTAGAACAATGGAGACTACCAGCCAAAGGCTATTGACTTGCTAATGACTCCTGTAGGCTGTAACAAACACTGGGGATGTTGAAGGCCACAATACATTGAGGATTGGATGGAGAATGAAAAATTGCAGGGGAAGTACATGAAGAGTTAAGATATTAGGAGCTTCTGTTTAGAGGGAGACTCGCTACAAGAGGAGACCAAAACCAGAAGGCAAGACTGGGCagaaggagttggggtgcaggcagatcCTGGGTTCCCTGAAAGATTCTgactaataataatacctagttctcatatagcacttttcatcaatagatctcaaagcactttacaaaggaattgTAAGGAAACTGAGGGGGAGTCTTATAGGCAGGTGTTTATTATTTTTCTACAGACCTATATATCTCTTGTGCTTACCTATTAGTAAGGTGTATGTTTCAGAAGTTCCTTTGCAAAGTCTCTGTGTTACTTGCTTTAACTGTCAACATCCCCAAAGGGACCCAGTGTATCCATGAGGGTAAAGCTCTGGAGACATCATGTGAGCTACTGGGGAGACTCATGAGGGCCATATTGGTCCCACATCCCAAGAAGGTGTACAAGCCTTGGACTGCGTTCCTTGGGAATATGCCTGAAAGGCTTTATGAAGTGTAGTTATAGCCATGTCGTCccaaggatattagagagacaaggtaggtgaggcatatcttttattgggccaacttctgttagcaagagagacaagctttcaagctacacagagctcttcttcaggtctggaaagagGTACTCAGAGTGTCTCAGCTAAAAACAAGATCAAATAGATTTGCTAaactatttagctgtgacacggggagtacatttcccagacctgaagaaaagcttgtctctctcaccaacagaagatggtcaaatgaaagatattatctcacccaccttgtctttctgaaAGGCTTGTGTGATGGGGTGTTGGCTTCACGCtagcctgtagggggttgatagaaccctagggaggttgtgcaaGAAACAGCCAATAGAAGAGGGGCTGTGagaagcagccaatcaaggcccagcaggcccatataagaagagctaCAGGGCTGAGTGGGGTCAATTACTCCTGGAAGTtcaaggagggaggagtggatgCCTTGCAGGTAGAAGGAAGCTAGCACCCTGGACAGAAAAGCGCTGGGAAGGAACAGGGGAGTGAGAGGAAGCTCCTGACTGGCATGCTGAGGCCCTTAGGTAAAGGTAAAggcaaagaaggtgctggggccatggggaagggaaATATACTGAGGAGTTGGAAGGGAGGCAACACCTGGCTGCCATCTACAGTGTCAGGACCTAGAGTAGTGGGAGGGTCTAGCTCCCCTACCCTAgacactggggaagtggctggactagAAGTTAAACTCCCCCGGACGGGGGGAATCACAGACAGTGACACAGAAGAGGATGCTGCAATTCCTGAGGCTGcgagaggggctgcaggctgatgGTGGAGATTGGATGATGGTGTGCAGACTGCTGCTGATGGTGTCAGCATTGAGCTAATCCCCAAGACAGCCAGCAGGAAGTGCCAGCATGGTGAGTGACATGCACTGGGACAGTGTGACATACAGGCAGTGTCTGGATACTGCTCAGACTCAGTAAGCATAAAAACCTGTGGGAGCCAAGGTTTGGGTCTAATACAGAAACCTGGTGGCTGTTGATAATGTGGAGTTCAGCCAGAGCTGTTACAAGAAGATTGTTTGTTGTTAAAGAGAAGAATATTATCTTTTTCTGAGAGGATCTCTGTATCTAAAAGAGAAGGATAGTTtcatctaaggccctgatcctgcaaacacatacacACGTTTCACTTTAAGGATGTAGTcctactggcttcaatgggactgctcacatgcttaaagttaggcacttgACTAAGTCTTCACagggttggggcctggggcagcaaCTCCCAAGTTTGAAACCCAGCTCCCATATAGACTACCTATATGGTACTGGGCAAGTTGCTTAATATCTCCTCCTCAGTTTCTCTCCTGTAAAAGGTGAATAATACCTACCTAACAGCTGTGAGAATTAGTTAATAGATGTATAGTGCTTTGCAGAAGAAAAGCATTTTGTGTTAATTTATTAACCATTTGCATTCCAGCTAAGTAAAATCTGTAAAAATTCTCTAGCTTTGTCATATCCAGACAGGAATATAGCACAGCGCTGAACtggagaaaaatatatatattacaaaAATGTTAGAGATACAAGGTGactgaggtaatatattttatctgcactgcagatttttttttaaagtgtcttcCAGATTGAATGTTTACTCTGAGCTTTGGCTGTTTTAAAACATGTAGCCATTTAAACATTAATCAGCAGAGTAGACCCATATacccctctaccccgatataacgctgtcctcaggaggcataaaatcttatcgcgttataggtgaaaccgcattatattgaacttgctttaatccaccagagtgcgcagccccaccccctggagcactgctttaccacgttatatcctaattcatgttatatcgggtcgcgttatatcggggtagaggtgtacaagccTTTACAAACATACAAAGCATCTTTGCAATAATGATGGTTAGATCTGTTAAAGCAGCCTCCATAACTCCTAACATTGGCTTACCTTAGAAAGAAATAATAAAGGATCATCTCGGTAACTTAGTCTAGTATAGACAAACACAGGCAGAGCATAATCATGAGATGTCATGGAGGAGATCCTCATGGACTCAGTCACTCTAAATTGTGAGAAACGTAATGTGTTTTCACTGTTTCCAAGGGTTTTCTTGATGCCAATGGAAGGATACAGAGCTGCACTGCTATCCCAGAGCCAGGAAAGTTCATTGTTCCTCAAAACTTCACTCTCTGGGCAGGAACCAGTGTAGTCCTGGTCATGAAAATTATAATTGTGGCAATCAGGGTATAAATAGTATCCCCAGAGCCCCATAGGTCTGCTTTTAATCCCTAGCTCAATTGTCTCCTTCATGAAAGCCTTAGCACTTTCTTCAAAGGAGAGTTTGGCCAAATTTTCGATGTCATTTGCTGAAATATTGCCTTGCGTTTCAGAAATGAGCTTCCGTGACTTTTGCCTGTAAATATCTTTTGTGTTCCAGTTGCGTGCCCACTGAGGCCTCCAGTATTCCCAGTCTATGACAGCTAATCCTTTAAAGTCCTCAGCAGGAATATAATATTGAATGTCTTGGCCAGCTTTTTCCAGATGAGTTTGCAAGCTGAAGTTTTGAGGTAGACCACCATTTACAGGGATTTCCTGCGATGTGTACCATGGGTAGTATCCCAGTCTATTCACATAAAATATAGTCACATTCTGCCCTCTTGCTCTGGCCAGTGGGCTTCCAATCACATGGAACATTTTCAGGTTCAGAGTTATGTTATATTTCAGTGAGCATTGATCTGTGGGTGCATTCCAGGCAGCTATAAAAGGTTTTCTCTGGAAAACTAGTGGTTGGGCTGGTTTCATTGCAAATGTGGAACTCCAAATAAATGTAATCTGTAGCCACACCGTGAGCTGAACCAATTGGATAATATGTAATAGTATCCCACTTTCAAACAGTATTCTCATGATGTAAGAGGCTACTGTAGAGATCTCCTAGTTCAATATTGTCTGCAAAACATAAGAGATGGGGCATTATTTGTTCTTTACACAGTATTAGAAATGTGTTGAGGTATTTCTAAGGCATTTGCAACTGTAGTACTTGAGAGCCAAACTGTATATGATACTTTACAGACAAACTAAAAACAATGGGTAAGattctcagctgatataaatcagtgtagcatTGTGGAAGTCAATGTTACTATGGCAATTTATAGCAGCTGTAAATCTGACCcactgagccaaatcctgatCTAATTGAAATTAATAGTTTTGCCATCACTTCACTGGAACCAAGAGTTGTCTCCCTGTCCCTGCCCTTAAATATTTACAATCCAAATTACCCACATTCATCTccctttcaaacatttttttcctttggagaAGGGCAATCCCCAGACAAGtggatttagggccaaattctgctctccgcTACTCTATGCAACCCTCTTCACTTTAGCTTGGGTTGATTTAACTTTAATGGGGCTGCAAGAGTAAAGTCGAGAACAGAGTTTGGCCCATGCACTTTAATGTTAATTTAATTTCTTCTGTGCCTGACATAGTAATCTTGTCATAAATATTTTGCATTCTTACATGGTTACTGTGAAGAATTGTGGGCAAAGTGAGGAtgtttgtaattatttttaacaGTAGGAAAGAATGAGTAATGAAGTTATTTTCAGTTTTGAAGACAATAACCCCAGCCACTGCTTATCCTGGGGTCCATTCAAGTAATCTCACTACACTGTGTCCTCTCTCATTTTCTTCTGCCCATACTTGGTGCCTTTGCATAACATGAAATCTCCGTAAGCGGCTGTCCATGCACTATCATATCAAAGTTCAGCTTCTTGTTGCTCCTTTCAAAGCTCTATAGCTCTGCCCCTCCCTACTTAATTTGTGTTGCTTCCACTCCTCTGCTCTGCAGATGTTCCCATACTCATCCACCTGTTTGTCAGCTTCTTGCTTAATTGCCTCCATGTCTTGTACCACATGCCCCCATCCACATATAAGTCCCTCTTAAAGACCCACTTCTGCAATGCTGCCTACAGTGAATCTAATTGATTTGTATTAAAAAGTCCCTATCTCTTGTTCCCCTTCCCCTAATCTCTGTTTACCTATCTCTCTCTCCTCAGACTGGGATCTGCTTCAGGCAGGAACCATCATTTCTTCTTGACTGTTTGGAAAGTGCCCAACACTATCATAAACTAGAAATTATAATTGGTTTTATTGCTCAACAAGCATTCAGGTTGTCCTTTCTTGATCTCAGAATAGAAACCCAAGCATGCTAAATTCTACTGGTCCAGATTAACCCATCACTGGGCCCTAGGCAAACATACAATTCTGAGCTCCTTTACTGGCCAGCTAAACTAGATAATCCCACAGTATGGATGCATTTATATTAACCTTGTCCTGGCCAGCACAGATATAACAGTGATCTAAAACCCAAGCACGTCTGGTTTCCACTGCACAGATGTAGCTTAGTTAACACTGTCCTATAGTGACTGGATGGATGGACACTGCCCTGTTAACCCTGTTGTGTCTGCACCTGCAGGGatagggttaccagatgtcccatttttaaagggatagtCATgtttttttgggactttttcttatataggcgcatattaccccccccaccccctgtccagtTTTTTctcagttgctatctggtcaccctatgcagggATCTCTGCCACCCCTCTTCTGCTGGCTCCTGTGGGGGCAATCTGCAGTCCCCCATACTTGTAGCAGGTCTTGAGGCTGTCACTGAGTGACTCCTGTGGACAGAGCAGAGGGTATACTGGAAGCAGGATGAGGCCAGGCAGGCCCCTGTGGGGCATCCAGGGTGCAGAAGCTGGCCTCACAGCAATGGCGAGAAAGAGAAGTGCTGCCCACGCAGATTTGGCCCAGCCGCACCAAAGGAGAGTAAATGGCATTTCAACTTGCACGGGGCAGCCGGGCCAAACCTAAGCAACACTGCGACTCTGTGCACAATGCCACTCCCTCAAATTCAGCCTGGCCACACTTTTATCATGAGGAAGGGCGGGCCAGCCCAAATCTGAGGGAGTGGCATCACCACATGGGGTCATAGCGCCACTTGGGTCAGGTATGTGCCTAGTTTGCCTATGTGTTTGTCTGTTTATATGATCCCTATCACTGTAATATTTGAGCGTTCCATaatctttactgtatttatcaTCACTACACATCTGTGAGTAGGGAACTGCTACTATATCCATTTCAcagagggacagattttcaagacCAGAGTAGGCAGTTAGGCATCCGACTCCTATTGAAAATCAGTGGCAATTGGGCACATAAGTTCCATTTGTGCTTCTGAGATCTCCCACAGAGAGACTATGGTCCAGAGCCCGAAAGGtattaagcacctaactcccatggactgacctaagtgacttgtccaaggtctcacaggaagcctgtggtagAACAGGCTATTGAACACAGGTCTCCCATGCCACTGGCTAGCACCCTAACTACTCAACCATCCTTCCTTCTGGAAGCATAGGCCATCCTGCACGTGGAACAACTGTGCTGTATTCACACAATATTCTGACAATTCAGAGAAAATCACAGAAGTTAGCAATGGGAATGTCCTATTAGAGGCAGCCAGTCTATCTCCTTGCACatacaggattgttccctactgtCAATATTCAGGTGTCCTGTGTAGTTTAGTGTTAAGCCGCCATTGGCAGAGCCATATCACTTCTCCTTCCTGGACCTTTGAAACTCCAGCTTGAAAATGTGTCACTGAAGATGATTTGGGTGTATACTCCATGTAATTCATCCTAACCATTGATTTTTGCCACTAGGTGTCATCATGCACAAAACTCCATGGTGTAAACTTTCTAATATAATATGAACGAAGGTACATCAGGTTCTCGCAAGAACAGCTTacatatatcttgactttacatAGGTGAATAGCTAACCTAAGCCAGCCCACTTACACATTAAATTGAAACATGGTTTGTTTTTCAACATACTTGAGTTTTGCCATGAAGCTGAAGCGGCAATTTTCAAAACTGCCACTTGTCACTGATTAGCACTTGCATTCTGGGTCTGGGTGAAGTCGGTGTAATTAAGTATAGGATCTGCTGAGTTCGGTATTATTTTTCTTCATCAGAATACCTTGGATTGCTGCTTAGGGAAGTCAGTATAGTCAAGAAGACAGTACAACAATTCATACACTCAGTGAAAATGAATATCTTATTGAATATTGGGGAAATAGGGCTAGCATTGCACTGTAACAGTGTGAGCTGATCAGCTGTAAACATCACCCCGGGGCTGAAACTTGTCATAAAGGGATATAAACAGAAGCATACTTTTACCGTTTCTTCTCTTTTGGAAATTGTTGCTTTTTGTGCCAGCTGATTGGCCCATCTGGAGGCTGGATGTAATATACATGTAGTTAATATTTTGTGTTACTGCATGAATGCATAAACAAGTTTACTCATGTTTGATTCTCCCCCTCATCACACTTACACATAAACATCCAGCCTCCAGGTGGGCCCAGAGTCTGAAGCTGTTCATTTGCAAACTGCCTACTAAAGTCAGGTGCCAAAGTCCTACTCTGCTGCCATTCTTATCTCTTACTCACACTTTTGGAGTCAATAAATAGTAATAAACTGCTGCAGAGTTACTGAGCACACAAGAACCTTTGTTTCCTCTTCTCCACTGGGTATTTCTGCCCATTGTGTCTGCTTATTACTGCTGGACACTAGAAAGAATTTACCCAATTAGGACCTGAATCTTAAACCATTCCATGGCAGGTCTGTGAACAAAGTGACTACAGAGGCAGTCCATTCTGTCCAGTGTCAATCAGCAGGCACAAAGAGCAGCAATTTCCAAAAGAGAAGAGAGAATAAATGTGTCTCCTGTACTCACTAAAACTTTGATAGCTACAACTAAGCAAGAACTGACCTGAAAAAAGTTAAGCATTTGTGATAAAGAGGACATTAGTGTCACAAGATCTGAGTATCCTGCTGCTAAATAAATGATGGCAAAGAAGTCTAGGCATGGATTAGATTATAAAAGCCCCCAAATTAATCTATAGTTGCGGGATTTATTTTCAAACTTCACCATTTATCCTGTAACAAAATTctgtttcagtgattttactTTATTCACATCAAGGGATTAGGAAAACTGCAGTTGATGAATCAATAACAGCGATTTTTTCATAATGGGCGTAGTCGTAGTGGGATGACATTGGCTCATTGCATGGTTCTTGAGAAAGTGAATGCTAATTGGCCAATTAACATCATTTTATTCATAAAGGTACACATTTAAAAAATCACATACcaaatgtgtaaaaataaaataaccctccgaatttaaattataattaaaaattaTTCTTTCATCAAACTTTTATCTGCAAATTAAAAATGACATGCTCAGAAATATGAGGGCCTGATGCTGCTTTTATTGAGTTTAAGTCATGCAGCTAGGGTGAATCTTGCCTCCTCCACAGGATTTAAAGCAGGATCTGAGGGGCAGTTGCTTAGGGGCTGAACACCCATTGTATGGCACAGAGCCTAGTGGTATAGGGGACCCAAGGAGGCTAAGTGGGTTTGGagcagattgagagagagagaatcagaagTCCACTGTTGGAAgtcaggatactaggctagatggaccattggtctgacccagtatggccattctatgTTCTTATGACAGTGCATTGCTGTTACATTAGCCCTATTACATTATGCCATCATTATGCTCTTTATGCTGGAGAAATTCCCAGAGGGTAGATCCAGTTACATTCTGGCCCCTTCTGCTACAGAAGCAGCATAACTGGGTTAAATCCAGTCCAGAATCAGGGCCCATTGTTCTGATTTGTAGCATGGACACAGATTTAACTGAGTACATAGGGTGCAAGGCAATGGTGAATTAGGCTGTCGAGGTATGTTTGCATCTACGCTGCAAATGAGAGGTGTGATAGCAGCCTGTGTAACAGACTAGTTTTGATGTAGCTAGCTTGAATAACCATAGCAGCGAAGCTGCAATACCATGGGTGGCAGGACAGGCTGTACAAGCCCAACCTGGCTATGTACTCGGGCAGCTAGCTCAGGCCAGCACAagttcactgctattgttatttgagctagctagatcaaaaccTGGGTGTGTCTATATGTTCTGGAGTCACTGCTCTGATTGTAACATACCTTCCACGTTTTCCTTTCcttacagcgctgcaactaccagaaGGCAAGAGCAAATACAAATGGATTTCTGTGCATTTTGCTCTCCCACCATTATTACTTACAGCATTTTGAACTATGTTGAATTGTTTGCCCTAAAAAATAGGTTTCCCCTTTGTTTGTGTTCCTGTTCCTAGTTATATGGTGAATCACAAATGAAAATCATGTAAGCAACTCTTGTTGTTCCTAATATGGTCTTTAGCAGAAATTAAACAGAAGTTTATCACTGTTTAATAGTAACaggctgattctcctctcacttagcCCCCGTAGAAAACTGGTGTAAGTCATTGACTCCACCAGACTTattcctgatttgcaccagcatCAGAACAGAATGAGGTCTGAAAGCTTTGAGTAATTCAGAATGCACTCCCACATGAGATTATAGCTTGCATCCAAACCCAGCATTCCTTTCTTCCTACTCCAACAGACTGAAAAAAATGCAACTTTCAGGTTTTCTCCCACCTGCTGCATGTTGGATTAGCACTAAATATTGTTGTTGAGAGAAATGTAACAATTCTCCTTTGTCAGCCGAGGGGATTATGGTAATTATTTTGAACCTGAAATCATGTAAACCTCAGTAAGCCTAGTGTATGGAATTTGTTCTTACTATGAGgcttgggtggagggggggttgAGCAAATCTATCAAGCTATCTCAGTTGTTGCACATCTGCTGTGCATTCTTTCTGTCCATGTCTCTTCAAAGTACTTGAGTATAAACATAAGGAATTGGGGACTGTTGCTGGCCAGCCTCTGAGAGCTTGGTGAAAGAAAGGAACCGTATGGTGCTAAGAATAAAAAAGTGTAAGAGGAAGGAAATGATCTGAGGGTGAATAGATAAAGCATATGTGAACACTggaagccagatcctcagctggtgtaaatatgtgtagctccattgaaatcaggaaTGCTGCACTAATTTTAATCCCTGAGGCTTTGCCCCTTGAAGAGCAGAGAAATCATTACAGAACTGCAGTAGGCGCTCATATTCTGATAATTGCGACCTGAGAGTGTTTTCTATTAAATACgattaggaaaaaaatcaaatgagtaTTTTAATACCTTGGAGAGACTCAGCTatgccccccagacatgcctggacttgtgctccccacgcacatggactgagggtataaaacggGCAGAGTGGCCATGTACTGGTCCCTTTgcctgcccccacctatgctgcaagcaaccaagacactgagaagaagacaaaACTCCAACACAGGggattggcccaggtttaaggaacaaacctgtatgTTAAGGACTGCAACATCCAGTAGGGTGAGAAAGCTGCTTAGTCTagttgttgcccagtctaatagggttgagagtttagaccgtgtgcttatattttattttattttgataaccACTCTGAcgttttgcctatcacttaaaatctatctttgtagttaatacatttgtttgtttattctatctgaagcggtgcatttggtttgaagcatatcagagactccccttgggataacaagcctggtacatatcaatttctttgttaaattgatgaagtcatataagcttgcagcgtccagcgggcataacttgacactgcaagacagaggttccgaGAGtttgtctgggaccggagatattggctagtgtcatttggttgcaagtagctgggagcagcttacatgccagagactgtgtgtgaacagcccaggagtgggggttctcacagcagagcaggataaGGCTAGCTCTCAGAGTTAAGGAGTGGAGTGAtttagcagatcaccagtccagacaataccagaggggaatgtcacagtaAGGTACTATCCAACATGAGTAAGCATGGCAGAACCTGGCTCTATATAAGGGAAATCTGAGATGACTTTCTCATTTACTGACTGGCAAAGTAGAGAACACTGAAATATTGTCATTTGGAACACCATTTCTgcttatttttcaatttttaggTGCTTTTAGCCGCCTCTGCAAATGAAGTTACATATTACATAAAATCTGAGTCTGAGCACAAACCATAAATGCCATATAAGATTATATAGCTGCCTGTAGCTGTACTCctgaggaattaaaaaaaaaaaaaaaaaaaaaaagcatcactCCTGTGTCAACTGTCTTGCTTCTTGTACATccaattaaaaaagaaagagagaaaataaattccATTGTTCTTTTATTACCGCTTAAACAGTATATTCACTGAATCAGAAAACAAAGACATTGAGATAAATTCAGTGGTATTAAACCAGAGACGAACTGACCTATTGCAATTAGAGAACATGGTGAAGTTTAACTACAAGTACattcttattattatttagtgTACTACATATTTCCACAAAAACAACCCACTTGCTTTAATCATATTAAACAAATTCGGACATGGGGTTTTTTGAGAGGCCTGGATTTTTGCCTTTGAGAAAACTTATTGCTTCCAGCCTGTGTCATCCTTCAAAGTGCACAGAACTATCATTTCCAAATTATTTTTAGAATAATCTGTTTGCAAATACTCCCACTGTCTGAGCCTGGCACAGATTGACAGGAAACTACTTTTCCTGTTACGTAAACAAGAATATGTTCTGGCAGCCACTGCATGCTAAGTATATCAGAGTTCAGGCAGGCAAAATACTCTATAAATGTCTCATTAATCAAAGTTTTATGATGTAATTCTAGTTTACAGAGTAAACTATCATacttctcaggaaaaaaaagtgcatttttaATATGCTTATTTGAAATACAGTTTACATTTAATGAGCGCTAAACTTCTTTTTACTAGGGATTATTAAATAAAAATTTCTCACAGACACACTTACTTGCATGTACAGTGTCATGACTCATAACTGATCTGAGCATTCATTTCATTTTAttctcatttttgttttcttttagatCTCCTTATGTTCTCTAACCATATTATTCCTATTTTCCTCCCCTTAATATCTACACACCTCAGCAATGAGGAAAAAGTGGGTAAAATGTAAAAATAGTCATACTGTTAAATTCAAACAAGCCACTCTAATATCTGGCCCATTAAACTTGAACTTTAAAAAGGGACTTGCCTGACCATTTTTAAACCACCTCACAGCTCCACTACTTACTTTACATTCATAGCTTGAGCAAAGCACACAACCCCCCATTATCAAATCAGCTGGCTAAAATGAATTTACTTTTCATGCTTACCACACAAACAACCCGAATAATTCAAACTTCATGGTTTTGGGGTAAGTCACCTCCAGACATGGAAAAGAGACAGTTTACAGCACTGGAAAAAAACATAgtgggacaaattcatccctgggaTCACTCAGTTGACCTCAATGAATGTTTTGGATGGAAGATACTGGGTCTCCAGTTTGTATTACTTCTGTTCTACGCCTTCCTGTTTGTGGGTGattattttgtttatcttttctTCAGTTTTGGGGGCACAAGAAATGCAGGACCAGGCCTAGAACTGTTTAGTGCTTGAAGAAAAACCCATAAGCAATGGAACAGAAGACTGGAtaacaaacatttttgttgcttagGTGCCACAGCTACAGCTAGTCaaaaagaaaggaggaggaaataTACAAAACATTTTTCTGAATTTTACAATTTGAGTGATTTCAACTAGCTAAAATTCAAGTGTACCAGGAGAGCAAATGTGTAATCTGAACATGTAGTTGTGATGGTATCGCTAGCCCTTTGCTGTGGGGTAGCAGATGTCAGGGCCTTGCAGATAAGCTTCCTGTTGGAAGAGAAATCAGTGACGTAGTCTGTGTATATTCATTGTGAAACTTGTTTATTACACACTATAgacaccagtcctggaacagaa
Proteins encoded:
- the HYAL4 gene encoding hyaluronidase-4, yielding MRILFESGILLHIIQLVQLTVWLQITFIWSSTFAMKPAQPLVFQRKPFIAAWNAPTDQCSLKYNITLNLKMFHVIGSPLARARGQNVTIFYVNRLGYYPWYTSQEIPVNGGLPQNFSLQTHLEKAGQDIQYYIPAEDFKGLAVIDWEYWRPQWARNWNTKDIYRQKSRKLISETQGNISANDIENLAKLSFEESAKAFMKETIELGIKSRPMGLWGYYLYPDCHNYNFHDQDYTGSCPESEVLRNNELSWLWDSSAALYPSIGIKKTLGNSENTLRFSQFRVTESMRISSMTSHDYALPVFVYTRLSYRDDPLLFLSKQDLISTIGESAALGASGIVIWGDMNLTSSEGNCTKVKQFVASELGIYIINVTKAAEVCSKHLCQNNGRCIRRKWKALDYLHLNPKHFKIEASEDQEFTVRGEASSTDLEVMSQKFICHCYQGYKGADCRKVQTSDKQPGSSADFLLPRTLVMISLLSLPIF